One Flavobacterium sp. 90 DNA segment encodes these proteins:
- a CDS encoding pyridoxine 5'-phosphate synthase, which yields MTKLSVNINKIATLRNARGGNVPDLLKVATDLQNFGAQGITIHPRPDERHIRYQDARDLKAIVHTEYNIEGNPQHNFIDLVLECKPTQVTLVPDAIGAITSSAGWDTIKNEAYLIEVVQEFKRNGIRTSIFVDPVLEIIEGAKKTGTDRIELYTEAFAHQYSLGNKNGIDPYVEAAKLANELGLGINAGHDLSLDNIQFFNQNIPGLLEVSIGHALISEALYLGLDNVVNMYLNKLK from the coding sequence ATGACAAAGTTAAGTGTAAATATCAATAAAATTGCAACCTTAAGAAATGCACGCGGCGGAAATGTCCCTGATTTACTAAAAGTAGCTACAGATCTTCAGAATTTCGGAGCACAGGGAATTACCATTCATCCTCGTCCGGACGAGCGTCACATTCGTTATCAGGATGCACGAGATTTAAAAGCAATCGTTCACACCGAATATAATATTGAAGGAAATCCGCAGCATAATTTTATCGATTTAGTATTAGAATGCAAACCAACGCAAGTAACTTTAGTTCCTGATGCAATTGGAGCGATCACTTCTTCTGCAGGTTGGGATACTATAAAAAATGAAGCTTATTTAATCGAAGTTGTTCAGGAATTTAAACGCAACGGAATCAGAACTTCGATTTTCGTAGATCCGGTTTTAGAAATTATTGAAGGAGCCAAAAAAACAGGAACTGACCGAATCGAATTATATACCGAAGCTTTTGCGCATCAATACAGTCTAGGAAATAAAAACGGAATTGATCCTTATGTCGAAGCAGCAAAACTGGCAAATGAATTAGGTTTAGGAATCAACGCCGGACACGATTTAAGTTTAGATAACATTCAGTTTTTCAATCAAAACATACCGGGATTATTAGAAGTTTCTATCGGACACGCATTAATTTCAGAAGCACTTTATCTGGGATTAGATAATGTGGTAAATATGTATTTGAATAAATTGAAATAA
- a CDS encoding CBS domain-containing protein produces the protein MTEITNYITNDFRAIDSQETIASVQDFFADLNFSHFPVLENGIFIGSIASDDVETFDTDKKAIDYKYTLERFFARKSMLWLDVLEVFAKNHTNVIPVLDENNSYIGYYEMEDIMKFFQETPFLKEQGGIIIVQKGLLDYSMGQVTQIVESNNGKILGCFISEADLENVQITIKIGVGPMNEIIQTFRRYNYEIISEHQEDAYINSLKERSDYLDKYLNI, from the coding sequence ATGACAGAAATTACGAATTATATCACCAATGATTTCAGAGCGATTGATAGTCAGGAAACGATAGCGTCTGTTCAGGACTTTTTTGCGGATTTGAATTTTTCGCATTTTCCGGTTTTGGAGAACGGAATTTTCATTGGAAGTATCGCTTCTGACGATGTTGAAACTTTTGACACGGATAAAAAAGCCATCGATTATAAATATACCTTAGAACGTTTTTTTGCCAGAAAATCGATGCTTTGGCTTGATGTTTTGGAAGTTTTTGCCAAAAACCACACTAATGTAATTCCTGTTCTTGACGAAAACAACAGCTATATTGGCTATTATGAAATGGAAGATATCATGAAATTTTTTCAGGAAACTCCATTTTTAAAAGAACAAGGCGGAATAATTATTGTCCAAAAAGGCCTTTTGGATTATTCTATGGGTCAGGTTACTCAAATTGTCGAGAGTAATAATGGTAAAATATTAGGTTGTTTTATATCTGAAGCTGATTTGGAAAATGTTCAGATCACGATAAAAATTGGCGTTGGACCAATGAATGAAATCATTCAGACTTTCAGACGTTACAATTATGAAATTATTTCAGAACATCAGGAAGACGCTTATATCAATAGCTTAAAAGAACGTTCAGACTACTTAGACAAGTATCTTAATATATAA